In a single window of the Bactrocera dorsalis isolate Fly_Bdor chromosome 2, ASM2337382v1, whole genome shotgun sequence genome:
- the LOC105231494 gene encoding secernin-1: MSATGDCFIVQSPNTAENTIIFGRNALDADALTEAQEVQYYNANVALEGKPDGGADVVKANGEILRMILQKTQTGIWGGDVGANDHNVCIAVSWSAEEPANDSDTLRSTDIVRLTLAIAKTAVDAVERIGNLVANHGSDNAKFSFVVCDTKEVWLVSSGAKLWAAHQVADGFLRLTNKGLSVKTAIDKSTDDLGDALKTLGLWDGEGDLNFASCFDAAETAEAEWSGEAPNGDGSYTLTSMFDTLRSAADSATSRSASVSVLTNGISCHWFTATPNASESVFKPFVFAPNPKISPLTKVPPDNTHTLLHKLHAQRKPNAVEDLKALEAACVEELNAYLAEHPNADEELDELMKDCVEAEVKFYR, encoded by the exons ATGTCTGCAACTGGTGATTGTTTTATCGTACAATCTCCAAATACAGCTGAAAATACTATAATATTCGGTCGTAATGCTTTAGATGCCGATGCTCTAACAGAAGCACAAGAGGTTCAATATTATAACGCCAATGTCGCACTTGAGGGGAAG CCTGATGGTGGTGCAGATGTGGTTAAAGCGAATGGTGAAATATTACGTATGATATTGCAAAAGACTCAAACCGGCATTTGGGGTGGTGACGTGGGTGCAAACGACCATAATGTTTGCATTGCTGTTTCCTGGTCAGCGGAGGAGCCAGCTAACGATAGTGATACCCTTAGATCAACTGATATTGTACG TTTGACTTTGGCTATCGCTAAAACCGCTGTTGACGCAGTGGAACGCATTGGTAATTTGGTAGCTAACCATGGGTCCGACAATGCAAAATTTAGTTTTGTGGTCTGTGATACTAAAGAAGTATGGTTAGTGAGCAGCGGTGCAAAGTTATGGGCTGCACATCAGGTTGCTGATGGATTCCTCCGTTTAACAAATAAAGGACTCAGTGTAAAAACTGCGATTGATAAATCAACTGACGATTTAGGTGATGCTCTCAAAACGCTAGGGCTCTGGGATGGCGAa GGTGATTTAAATTTTGCCAGCTGTTTTGATGCAGCTGAAACCGCGGAAGCTGAATGGAGCGGTGAAGCACCTAACGGAGACGGTAGCTACACTTTGACTAGCATGTTTGATACACTACGTTCGGCGGCCGATAGCGCAACGTCACGTTCAGCCAGTGTCTCTGTGCTTACAAATGGAATATCATGTCATTGGTTTACGGCAACACCTAACGCAAGTGAATCAGTCTTTAAACCATTCGTCTTTGCGCCTAATCCCAAAATTTCACCACTCACCAAAGTGCCACCtgataacacacacacactcttgcATAAGCTTCATGCTCAACGCAAACCGAATGCTGTAGAAGATTTGAAAGCTCTGGAGGCTGCTTGTGTTGAAGAATTAAACGCATATTTAGCGGAACATCCAAATGCTGACGAGGAGTTGGATGAACTAATGAAAGACTGTGTGGAAGCTGAGGTGAAGTTCTATCGTTAA
- the LOC105231491 gene encoding ELMO domain-containing protein 2, whose protein sequence is MFLFDWMLQRILPVIFLYLRPFIKWFLHTFTRLCELQRIVYGAQAGASRTRQVERSLMLSQNVDIQQLLRELDTAVETCSEDELRQLPVRVVSVVQRVKRIKSKIHPDFAPLFGTCVLHIWSYRHLLHQVERLRAEPYDANNLDHEQKLLELWNRLMPEEPLEGRITKQWQDIGFQGDDPKTDFRGMGVLGLENLLFFSREYRDAAHHVLLHSKHPVYGYTFAIVGINLTAMAYRLLKSGDAKVHFYNVANSLNQACSLIHFHKFYCYLLFEFDRFWLESEPTNIMDFREIYQRFEILIMEALHNDKTLFKTNLVVEDV, encoded by the exons atgtttttgttcgACTGGATGCTGCAACGTATTTTGCCAGTGATCTTCCTTTATCTAAGGCCGTTCATTAAATGGTTTTTGCACACATTTACGAGACTATGTGAGCTGCAACGCATTGTATATGGTGCACAAGCAGGTGCAAGTCGCACTCGTCAAGTCGAACGGTCGTTAATGCTATCACAAAATGTCGATATACAACAATTACTGCGCGAATTGGATACCGCGGTAGAGACATGTAGTGAAGATGAACTACGCCAATTACCTGTACGCGTTGTTAGTGTGGTACAACGCGTAAAGCgcataaaatcaaaaatccaTCCTGACTTTGCGCCCCTCTTTGGCACTTGTGTACTGCACATATGGAGTTATCGACATCTGCTACATCAGGTAGAACGGTTACGTGCAGAGCCATACGATGCAAATAACTTGGATCACGAACAGAAGTTATTAGAATTGTGGAACCGTTTGATGCCAGAAGAACCACTGGAAGGACGCATCACAAAGCAATGGCAGGATATTGGCTTTcag GGTGACGATCCCAAAACGGACTTTCGCGGTATGGGTGTACTTGGTTTGGAAAATCTTCTCTTCTTCTCACGTGAATATCGTGACGCAGCACATCACGTCCTGTTACATTCGAAACATCCTGTATATGGTTATACATTCGCCATAGTGGGTATTAATCTCACCGCAATGGCATATCGCTTGCTCAAGTCTGGCGATGCCAAAGTACATTTCTATAATGTGGCGAATTCACTTAATCAGGCCTGCTCGCTtatacattttcataaattctaTTGCTATTTACTTTTCGAATTCGACCGGTTCTGGTTAGAATCGGAACCAACGAATATAATGGATTTCCGTGAAATATATCAACGCTTTGAAATATTAATCATGGAAGCTTTACATAATGACAAAACACTATTCAAAACGAATCTCGTAGTGGAGGATGTTTAA